One genomic region from Cytophagia bacterium CHB2 encodes:
- the guaA gene encoding glutamine-hydrolyzing GMP synthase, whose protein sequence is MHPQDFILILDFGSQYTQLIARRIREFNVYSEIKPCYLALEEITRLKPKGLILSGGPNSVYDDNAPQFAAGIFDLGIPILGLCYGQQLMAHHLGGNVQPARHREYGFATLQIVQQNALFEDMPSSSQVWMSHGDTIVAPPANFVALGKTENSNFAAFAHPAQKLYGLQFHPEVAHTVAGAQILRNFVFNICGCAPNWNPENFITATVEAIRERAGAEQVICALSGGVDSAVAAALVYRAIGEQLHCVFVDHGLLRRNEAEQVSAVFSKLFGKAFRMVDASDIFLQRLRGIVDPEQKRKIIGEQFIRVFEAEARKLSDIRFLVQGTLYPDVIESVSPTGGPSVTIKSHHNVGGLPPDLQLELIEPLRELFKDEVRRVGAKLGIAPSIIGRHPFPGPGLAVRILGEITPERLEILRHADDIFISELKNQNWYDRVWQAFAVLLPIQSVGVMGDNRTYEMTAALRAVTSTDGMTADWARLPHELLMKVSSRITNEVRGINRVVYDISAKPPSTIEWE, encoded by the coding sequence ATGCATCCACAAGATTTTATCCTCATTCTCGATTTTGGCTCACAATATACCCAGCTCATCGCCCGGCGCATTCGCGAATTCAACGTTTATTCCGAAATCAAACCCTGCTACCTTGCGTTGGAAGAAATTACCCGGCTTAAGCCCAAGGGCCTCATTCTCTCCGGCGGGCCGAATTCGGTTTATGATGACAATGCGCCGCAATTTGCTGCGGGCATTTTTGATCTCGGCATCCCGATTCTCGGCTTGTGCTATGGCCAACAATTGATGGCGCATCATCTCGGCGGCAACGTGCAACCAGCCAGGCATCGCGAGTACGGTTTTGCGACGCTGCAAATCGTGCAACAAAACGCTTTGTTTGAAGACATGCCGTCGAGCAGCCAGGTTTGGATGAGTCACGGCGATACGATTGTGGCGCCGCCCGCCAATTTTGTGGCGCTCGGCAAAACGGAAAATTCGAATTTCGCGGCGTTCGCGCATCCCGCACAAAAACTCTACGGCTTGCAATTTCACCCCGAAGTGGCGCATACAGTGGCCGGCGCACAAATCTTGCGCAATTTCGTTTTTAATATCTGCGGTTGCGCGCCCAATTGGAATCCAGAGAATTTCATCACCGCGACAGTGGAAGCGATACGCGAACGTGCCGGCGCGGAACAAGTGATTTGCGCGCTTTCAGGCGGGGTCGATTCGGCGGTGGCAGCCGCATTGGTTTATCGGGCGATTGGCGAGCAACTGCACTGCGTGTTTGTCGATCACGGCTTGTTGCGGCGCAATGAAGCGGAGCAGGTCTCGGCGGTGTTCTCAAAACTCTTCGGCAAAGCATTTCGCATGGTCGATGCTTCCGATATCTTTTTGCAGCGGTTGCGCGGTATTGTCGATCCCGAGCAAAAACGCAAAATTATCGGCGAACAATTCATTCGCGTTTTTGAAGCAGAAGCGCGCAAACTATCGGACATTCGCTTCCTGGTGCAGGGCACGCTTTACCCCGATGTGATTGAAAGCGTCTCGCCCACCGGCGGGCCTTCGGTCACCATCAAAAGCCATCACAATGTCGGCGGCCTGCCGCCGGATTTGCAACTCGAATTGATCGAGCCGTTGCGCGAATTATTCAAAGACGAAGTTCGCCGTGTAGGCGCGAAGCTCGGTATCGCGCCGAGCATCATTGGCCGCCATCCGTTTCCAGGGCCAGGACTGGCGGTGAGAATTCTCGGAGAGATCACGCCCGAGCGGCTTGAAATTTTGCGGCATGCCGATGACATTTTCATCTCCGAACTAAAAAATCAGAATTGGTATGATCGCGTCTGGCAGGCGTTTGCGGTGTTGCTGCCGATTCAATCCGTAGGCGTGATGGGCGACAATCGCACCTATGAAATGACAGCGGCTTTGCGCGCTGTAACCTCCACCGATGGCATGACAGCAGACTGGGCGCGCCTGCCGCATGAGTTGTTGATGAAAGTTTCTTCGCGCATCACCAACGAAGTGCGCGGCATCAACCGCGTGGTTTATGACATCAGCGCCAAGCCGCCCAGCACAATCGAGTGGGAATGA